The Pithys albifrons albifrons isolate INPA30051 chromosome 13, PitAlb_v1, whole genome shotgun sequence genome has a segment encoding these proteins:
- the CD276 gene encoding CD276 antigen isoform X2 — protein MEIQVPDEPVVALFGQDATLRCSFSPEANFSLDDLSLIWQLTDTKRLVHRFSGGRDQLEDQGRVYTNRTSLFYDQLPRGNVSLLLRRVEIADEGSFTCFVRVRDYNSAAVTLQVAAPYSKPSVNLEPSKDLKPGDLAVVTCHASHGYPEANVIWQDSQGSNITENITTSQVANEEGLFDVHSVLQVLVEPSITYSCLVQNLVLQQHGHASVTITGQHLAFPAAALWVTVGLAICVLGLLVVLAYVCHKKIRESCEEEEENAGTEEQDEEGEEPKTALQLLKNTESKDDNEQEID, from the exons ATGGAGATCCAGGTCCCGGATGAGCCCGTGGTGGCTCTTTTTGGCCAAGATGCCACCCTGCGCTGCTCCTTCTCCCCGGAGGCCAACTTCAGCCTGGACGACCTGAGCCTCATCTGGCAGCTGACAGACACCAAGCGCTTGGTCCACAGATTCTCAGGTGGCAGGGACCAACTGGAAGACCAGGGCAGGGTCTACACCAACCGCACGTCCCTCTTCTACGACCAGCTGCCCCGGGGCAACGTGTCGCTGCTGCTGCGGCGCGTGGAGATCGCGGACGAGGGCAGCTTCACCTGCTTCGTCCGGGTCCGGGACTACAACAGCGCGGCTGTGACGCTGCAGGTGGCAG CTCCCTACTCCAAGCCCAGTGTGAACCTGGAGCCCAGCAAGGACTTGAAGCCAGGTGACCTGGCAGTTGTGACATGCCATGCTTCTCATGGCTACCCCGAGGCCAACGTCATCTGGCAGGACAGCCAGGGCAGCAACATCACAGAGAACATCACCACGTCCCAGGTGGCCAACGAGGAGGGTCTCTTTGACGTGCACAGCGTCCTCCAGGTGCTGGTGGAGCCCAGCATCACCTACTCCTGCCTGGTGCAGAACCTGGTACTGCAGCAGCACGGCCACGCATCCGTCACCATCACGG GCCAGCACCTCGCCTTCCCCGCCGCCGCGCTCTGGGTCACCGTGGGCCTCGCCATCTGCGTCCTGGGGCTGCTCGTCGTCCTGGCCTACGTGTGCCACAAGAAAATCCGGGAGAGctgcgaggaagaggaggaaaatgcaG GGACAGAGGAGCAGGATGAGGAGGGGGAAGAACCCAAGACAG ctctgcagctgctgaaaaacACAGAGAGCAAAGACG atAACGAGCAAGAAATTGATTGA
- the CD276 gene encoding CD276 antigen isoform X1: MLFPLLVLGALVLSLAGAMEIQVPDEPVVALFGQDATLRCSFSPEANFSLDDLSLIWQLTDTKRLVHRFSGGRDQLEDQGRVYTNRTSLFYDQLPRGNVSLLLRRVEIADEGSFTCFVRVRDYNSAAVTLQVAAPYSKPSVNLEPSKDLKPGDLAVVTCHASHGYPEANVIWQDSQGSNITENITTSQVANEEGLFDVHSVLQVLVEPSITYSCLVQNLVLQQHGHASVTITGQHLAFPAAALWVTVGLAICVLGLLVVLAYVCHKKIRESCEEEEENAGTEEQDEEGEEPKTALQLLKNTESKDDNEQEID; the protein is encoded by the exons ATGCTCTTCCCACTGCTTGTCCTGGGAGCACTggtgctcagcctggcag GTGCCATGGAGATCCAGGTCCCGGATGAGCCCGTGGTGGCTCTTTTTGGCCAAGATGCCACCCTGCGCTGCTCCTTCTCCCCGGAGGCCAACTTCAGCCTGGACGACCTGAGCCTCATCTGGCAGCTGACAGACACCAAGCGCTTGGTCCACAGATTCTCAGGTGGCAGGGACCAACTGGAAGACCAGGGCAGGGTCTACACCAACCGCACGTCCCTCTTCTACGACCAGCTGCCCCGGGGCAACGTGTCGCTGCTGCTGCGGCGCGTGGAGATCGCGGACGAGGGCAGCTTCACCTGCTTCGTCCGGGTCCGGGACTACAACAGCGCGGCTGTGACGCTGCAGGTGGCAG CTCCCTACTCCAAGCCCAGTGTGAACCTGGAGCCCAGCAAGGACTTGAAGCCAGGTGACCTGGCAGTTGTGACATGCCATGCTTCTCATGGCTACCCCGAGGCCAACGTCATCTGGCAGGACAGCCAGGGCAGCAACATCACAGAGAACATCACCACGTCCCAGGTGGCCAACGAGGAGGGTCTCTTTGACGTGCACAGCGTCCTCCAGGTGCTGGTGGAGCCCAGCATCACCTACTCCTGCCTGGTGCAGAACCTGGTACTGCAGCAGCACGGCCACGCATCCGTCACCATCACGG GCCAGCACCTCGCCTTCCCCGCCGCCGCGCTCTGGGTCACCGTGGGCCTCGCCATCTGCGTCCTGGGGCTGCTCGTCGTCCTGGCCTACGTGTGCCACAAGAAAATCCGGGAGAGctgcgaggaagaggaggaaaatgcaG GGACAGAGGAGCAGGATGAGGAGGGGGAAGAACCCAAGACAG ctctgcagctgctgaaaaacACAGAGAGCAAAGACG atAACGAGCAAGAAATTGATTGA